In Tachysurus fulvidraco isolate hzauxx_2018 chromosome 3, HZAU_PFXX_2.0, whole genome shotgun sequence, a single window of DNA contains:
- the rhot2 gene encoding mitochondrial Rho GTPase 2, translated as MKRDVRILLLGEPKVGKTSLIMSLVGEEFPEEVPLRAEEITIPADVTPEKVPTHIVDYSESEQTDEVLRNEIIKANVVCVVYDVTQEETIHKIRTKWIPLVNGEAEKGSKIPIILVGNKSDLRSGSSMETILPIMNQFSEIETCVECSAKNLKNISELFYYAQKAVLHPTAPLYDPEDKQLKPSCVRALTRIFTISDQDNDRILSDDELNSFQKSCFGNPLAPQALEDVKTVVWKNTSDGVQDNGLSLNGFLFLNTLFIQRGRHETTWTILRKFGYDDTLELTDDYLYPPLRVPVGCTTELNHLGYQFLQRLFEKYDEDKDSALSPAELKNLFAVFPYMPWVESVYSSVPTTEDNYISLHGYLCQWTLSAYLGVHRCLEHLGYLGYPILMEQDSQTSAITVTRDKATDLDKGQTQRCVFLCKVIGPRGTGKSAFLKAFLGWSLAGDERRCPSAFSLHTINTVSVSNQEKYLILEEVDVEAEFLKAADAACDVACLMYDVSDPDSFNYCASIYKQHYMGSAVPCVLVGSKADLPEVKQHHGMSPAEFCYKHRLSAPLHFTAINTHGNTHIYSKLAWAAMYPHLNGSDMNSTSFWLRVSLGVIGVGLLGFAVYRAFSRHK; from the exons atgaaacgcGACGTCCGGATTCTGCTGTTAGGGGAAC CCAAAGTGGGAAAGACTTCTCTCATCATGTCCCTGGTAGGAGAGGAGTTCCCAGAAGAg GTTCCTCTCCGGGCTGAAGAGATCACCATACCTGCAGATGTCACACCTGAGAAGGTGCCAACACACATAGTGGACTACTCTG AGAGCGAACAGACAGATGAAGTGCTGAGGAACGAGATAATTAAG gctaatgtggtgtgtgtggtgtacgaCGTCACGCAGGAGGAGACCATCCACAAG ATTCGGACTAAATGGATCCCACTGGTGAACGGCGAGGCTGAGAAAGGCAGCAA GATTCCCATCATCCTGGTGGGAAACAAGTCTGACCTGCGCTCTGGCAGCTCCATGGAAACCATCCTGCCAATCATGAACCAGTTCTCAGAAATAGAGACGTGTGTGGAG TGCTCGGCTAAGAACCTGAAAAACATCTCTGAGCTTTTCTACTACGCTCAGAAAGCTGTGCTGCATCCAACAGCTCCGCTCTACGACCCAGAGGACAAACAG ctgAAGCCATCATGTGTTCGTGCCCTCACTCGAATCTTTACTATATCTGATCAAGACAACGATCGGATCCTCAGTGACGATGAACTCAACAGctttcag aaatccTGTTTTGGGAACCCATTGGCTCCTCAGGCTCTGGAGGACGTTAAAACAGTGGTGTGGAAGAACACCAGCGACGGCGTGCAGGACAACGGCCTGAGTCTGaatg GTTTTCTGTTCCTGAACACGCTGTTCATTCAGAGGGGGCGTCACGAGACCACGTGGACCATCCTGCGCAAGTTCGGCTACGACGACACGCTGGAGCTTACAGACGACTACCTCTACCCGCC GCTGCGCGTCCCTGTCGGTTGTACGACAGAACTGAATCATCTCGGTTATCAGTTCCTCCAGCGGCTCTTCGAGAAGTACGACgag GATAAGGACTCGGCTCTCTCACCAGCAGAGCTGAAGAACCTGTTTGCTGTGTTTCCCTACATGCCCTGGGTGGAGTCGGTGTACAGTAGTGTCCCCACTACAGAGGATAACTACATCTCTCTACATGGCTACCTCTGCCAGTGGAC GTTGTCAGCGTACCTGGGCGTCCACAGGTGTCTCGAGCATTTGGGGTACCTCGGTTATCCCATCCTGATGGAGCAGGACTCCCAGACATCAGCCAtcactg TAACCAGAGACAAGGCAACAGACCTGGACAAGGGACAGACTCAACGCTGCGTGTTTCTCTGCAAGGTGATCGGACCACGTGGGACGGGAAAGTCTGCCTTCCTGAAAGCCTTCCTTGGGTGGAGCCTCGCG GGTGACGAGCGCCGCTGCCCCAGTGCCTTCTCCCTGCACACCATCAACACCGTCTCCGTCTCCAACCAGGAGAAATACCTCATA CTGGAGGAAGTGGACGTGGAAGCCGAGTTCCTGAAAGCAGCCGACGCAGCGTGTGACGTCGCCTGTCTGATGTACGATGTCAGCGATCCAGACTCATTCAACTACTGCGCCAGTATAtacaag CAACACTACATGGGGAGCGCTGTGCCGTGTGTGCTGGTGGGATCGAAAGCCGACCTCCCGGAGGTGAAGCAGCACCACGGGATGAGTCCAGCGGAGTTCTGCTACAAACACAGACTTTCTGCGCCGCTTCACTTCACCGCGATCAACACACACggcaacacacacatctacagcAAGCTCGCCTGGGCTGCCATGTATCC GCACCTGAACGGTTCTGACATGAACAGCACATCTTTTTGGCTGCGAGTGTCACTCGGAGTGATCGGCGTCGGCCTGCTGGGATTCGCCGTCTACAGAGCCTTCAGCaggcacaaataa
- the LOC113663727 gene encoding histone H1.0 translates to MSETAAPAAARAKKGKPQKKAAASHPKYSDMIQAAVQADKSRGGASRQSIQKYVKSHYKVRDNADAQIKLALKRLVATGFLRHTKGIGASGSFKLAKAEEPTAKKKKPPASVSTAAKKKPRAAVKAKKPKAAAAKTKKAPKPKKVAAKSPVKAKRNKATVGDKKVTKKAAAEKKIIKTKKNKKSPVKVKKAVKKPVTASKPRKVKRGSKKK, encoded by the coding sequence ATGTCGGAAACAGCGGCACCGGCGGCGGCGAGAGCCAAGAAGGGGAAACCGCAGAAGAAAGCGGCGGCGTCTCACCCCAAATACTCGGATATGATCCAGGCAGCTGTGCAGGCGGATAAAAGCCGCGGCGGCGCCTCACGTCAGTCCATCCAGAAGTACGTGAAAAGCCACTACAAAGTGCGCGACAACGCAGACGCGCAGATTAAACTGGCGCTCAAGAGACTCGTTGCCACCGGGTTCCTGCGCCACACCAAGGGCATCGGAGCCTCGGGCTCGTTTAAACTGGCCAAAGCCGAGGAGCCCAcggcaaagaagaagaagccgcCGGCGTCCGTGTCCACAGCAGCCAAGAAGAAACCCAGAGCCGCCGTGAAAGCCAAGAAGCCCAAAGCTGCAGCCGCCAAGACCAAGAAAGCGCCCAAGCCCAAAAAAGTGGCCGCCAAGTCACCGGTCAAGGCAAAGAGAAACAAAGCGACCGTCGGCGACAAGAAAGTCACCAAAAAGGCTGCGGCTGAGAAGAAGATCATTAAAactaagaagaataagaagtcTCCAGTAAAGGTGAAGAAGGCGGTGAAGAAACCGGTCACTGCCTCCAAACCGAGGAAGGTGAAGAGAGGCAGCAAGAAGAAGTGa